The following are encoded together in the Nocardioides okcheonensis genome:
- a CDS encoding ATP-dependent DNA helicase produces MVPETVTTASPVTEVLAKAVTALGGQQRDGQVEMAREVADAMQEGRHLLVQAGTGTGKSLGYLVPAMLHDKRVVVATATLALQHQLVERDLPRLVEAVKGQPGLDTSYAVLKGRSNYACLHRVRAGVPDDQGTLVDVPLGAMAEKVLELRAWAEEEAEGGGSGERDNAPRHTDREWRQVSVNHRECLGATKCPFGAECFAELAKEKAQRSHLVVTNHSLLAIDAIEDVPMIPDYDTVVIDEAHELVARVTQAATDELGANDVERAARRASRWADDAGGDPAGDLEDAGAQLAEAFAALPAGRIDTVPPQLADALVAVRDAARATLSAFPRESGGEGEGDAGRTQAKGMVQEVFVNAERMAAGSDRDVLWLGEARDRFPARLHVAPLQVWGPMRDKLLTDKTVVFASATLMLGGEFGAVATSLGLKPTERVGHQIATTDADDALPWKGIDVGSPFDYGQQSILYVARHLPQPGRDGLGPAQLDEICDLVDALDGRTLGLFSSRRAAEAAAEVVRQRLPHLTTLAQGDAQLPELAKQFVEDPHTCLFGTLSLWQGLDVPGDTCQLVIIDRIPFPRPDDPLMSARAKAADDRGGNGFMEVSATHAALLMAQGAGRLIRTTTDRGIVAVLDPRLETARYGRFLKASLPPMWSTTDPALVRQALKRLGQPTST; encoded by the coding sequence CTGGTGCCCGAGACCGTCACCACCGCCAGCCCCGTCACCGAGGTCCTGGCGAAGGCCGTGACCGCGCTCGGGGGCCAGCAGCGCGACGGCCAGGTCGAGATGGCCCGCGAGGTCGCCGACGCGATGCAGGAGGGCCGCCACCTCCTCGTCCAGGCCGGCACCGGCACCGGCAAGTCGCTGGGCTACCTCGTGCCGGCGATGCTCCACGACAAGCGCGTCGTCGTCGCCACCGCGACCCTCGCCCTCCAGCACCAGCTCGTCGAGCGCGACCTGCCGCGCCTGGTCGAGGCGGTCAAGGGCCAGCCGGGGCTTGACACGTCGTACGCCGTGCTCAAGGGCCGTTCCAACTACGCCTGCCTCCACCGCGTCCGCGCCGGCGTGCCGGACGACCAGGGCACCCTCGTCGACGTGCCGCTCGGCGCGATGGCCGAGAAGGTCCTCGAGCTGCGGGCGTGGGCGGAGGAGGAGGCCGAGGGCGGCGGCAGCGGCGAGCGCGACAACGCCCCGCGCCACACCGATCGCGAGTGGCGCCAGGTGTCGGTCAACCACCGCGAGTGCCTCGGCGCCACCAAGTGCCCGTTCGGCGCGGAGTGCTTCGCCGAGCTGGCCAAGGAGAAGGCCCAGCGCAGCCACCTCGTCGTCACGAACCACTCGCTCCTCGCGATCGACGCGATCGAGGACGTGCCGATGATCCCCGACTACGACACGGTCGTGATCGACGAGGCCCACGAGCTGGTCGCGCGCGTCACCCAGGCCGCCACCGACGAGCTCGGCGCCAACGACGTCGAGCGGGCCGCGCGCCGCGCGAGCCGGTGGGCCGACGACGCCGGCGGCGACCCGGCCGGAGACCTCGAGGACGCCGGCGCCCAGCTCGCCGAGGCGTTCGCGGCACTGCCCGCCGGTCGCATCGACACGGTCCCGCCGCAGCTCGCCGACGCGCTGGTCGCGGTCCGCGACGCCGCCCGCGCGACGCTGTCGGCGTTCCCGCGCGAGTCGGGCGGCGAGGGCGAGGGCGACGCCGGCCGCACCCAGGCCAAGGGCATGGTGCAGGAGGTGTTCGTCAACGCCGAGCGGATGGCGGCCGGCTCCGACCGCGACGTGCTGTGGCTCGGCGAGGCCCGTGACCGGTTCCCCGCGCGGCTCCACGTCGCGCCGCTGCAGGTGTGGGGCCCGATGCGCGACAAGCTGCTCACCGACAAGACCGTCGTCTTCGCCAGCGCGACCCTCATGCTCGGCGGCGAGTTCGGCGCGGTCGCGACGTCGCTCGGCCTCAAGCCCACCGAGCGGGTCGGCCACCAGATCGCCACCACCGACGCCGACGACGCGCTGCCGTGGAAGGGCATCGACGTCGGCTCGCCGTTCGACTACGGCCAGCAGTCCATCCTCTACGTCGCGCGCCACCTGCCCCAGCCCGGCCGCGACGGCCTCGGCCCGGCCCAGCTCGACGAGATCTGCGACCTCGTCGACGCGCTCGACGGCCGCACGCTCGGGCTGTTCTCCTCCCGCCGGGCCGCGGAGGCCGCCGCCGAGGTCGTACGCCAGCGGCTCCCGCACCTCACCACCCTCGCGCAGGGCGACGCCCAGCTCCCCGAGCTCGCCAAGCAGTTCGTCGAGGACCCGCACACCTGCCTGTTCGGCACGCTCTCGCTGTGGCAGGGCCTCGACGTCCCGGGCGACACCTGCCAGCTGGTGATCATCGACCGGATCCCGTTCCCGCGGCCCGACGATCCGCTCATGTCGGCGCGCGCGAAGGCCGCCGACGACCGGGGCGGCAACGGCTTCATGGAGGTCTCGGCGACCCACGCCGCGCTCCTGATGGCCCAGGGCGCGGGCCGGCTGATCCGCACCACCACCGACCGCGGCATCGTCGCGGTGCTCGACCCGCGCCTCGAGACCGCGCGCTACGGCCGCTTCCTCAAGGCGTCGCTGCCGCCGATGTGGTCGACCACCGACCCGGCGCTCGTGCGCCAGGCGCTCAAGCGGCTCGGTCAGCCGACGAGCACGTAG
- the secD gene encoding protein translocase subunit SecD, producing the protein MSRGVWIRFVLVLGLLAGCVALAINVKPNLGLDLKGGAQFVFEAEGTDQTPATSENVDKTLSVLRGRVDALGVAESTLVRQGENRILVELPGVTSDEEAQDAEDRIGQTAKLTIHEVLKTAEPDAKPDKKGNQVLPSDQGDTLEIGPTVIPGDEITSAAAEQPQQSVEWVVSIDFNGKGGNTWADITGKAACNPSGDPKRRIAIVLDGEIISSPEVQTTVGCDVGIRGGGTQITGSYTSEQASDLAALIEGGSLPLELRAISDRLVGPSLGAAAIDASIEAGIIGIILTGLFIIVVYRLVGFAATIALASYALLAYAMLVGLGSTLTLPGLAGFVLAIGMAIDANVLVFERAREEYVAYPSAGLRRALAVGFNKAWSAIIDSNVTTLLAAGLLFFLGSGPIKGFGVTLTIGVVASMISALIVARVLCDLAVANRPVSRHPAVSGLGNVGRVRTWLDRKNPDIMKRRKTWVGVSAAALVLAIAGIATQGLQLGVEFTGGRQLDYSVSKDISVDQAREAVTAAGFSEAVVQTADTGFTVRTGNISNDEEQAIEAELAKVGGAVDKIDDQTIGSSLGRELRNNALIAFGVAFLAQLLYLAIRFKWTFGVAAVLAMAHDVILVVGLFAWLQKPIDGIFLAAAMTIVGLSVNDTVVVFDRIRERWWGSKPEENFTDVANKACVETVPRTVNTGLGAMFILAALAVLGGDSLQDFAIALLVGLIVGTYSSVFLATPLLTYFQEKAPMSRVKKEKVARAPEDSGAVV; encoded by the coding sequence ATGTCACGTGGTGTGTGGATCCGCTTCGTCCTCGTCCTCGGCCTGCTGGCCGGGTGCGTGGCGCTGGCGATCAACGTCAAGCCCAATCTCGGTCTGGACCTCAAGGGCGGCGCGCAGTTCGTCTTCGAGGCCGAGGGCACCGACCAGACGCCGGCCACCTCGGAGAACGTCGACAAGACGCTCAGCGTGCTCCGCGGCCGCGTCGACGCGCTCGGCGTCGCGGAGTCGACGCTGGTGCGCCAGGGCGAGAACCGGATCCTCGTCGAGCTGCCCGGCGTGACCTCCGACGAGGAGGCGCAGGACGCCGAGGACCGGATCGGCCAGACCGCCAAGCTGACCATCCACGAGGTCCTCAAGACCGCCGAGCCCGACGCGAAGCCCGACAAGAAGGGCAACCAGGTCCTGCCGTCCGACCAGGGCGACACCCTCGAGATCGGCCCCACGGTCATCCCCGGCGACGAGATCACCTCCGCTGCGGCCGAGCAGCCGCAGCAGAGCGTCGAGTGGGTCGTCTCGATCGACTTCAACGGCAAGGGTGGCAACACCTGGGCCGACATCACCGGCAAGGCCGCCTGCAACCCGTCCGGCGACCCCAAGCGCCGGATCGCGATCGTGCTCGACGGCGAGATCATCTCCTCGCCCGAGGTGCAGACCACGGTCGGCTGCGACGTCGGCATCCGCGGCGGCGGCACCCAGATCACCGGCTCCTACACGTCCGAGCAGGCGAGCGACCTCGCCGCCCTGATCGAGGGCGGTTCGCTGCCGCTGGAGCTCAGGGCCATCTCCGACCGCCTCGTCGGCCCCTCGCTCGGCGCCGCGGCGATCGACGCCTCCATCGAGGCCGGCATCATCGGCATCATCCTGACCGGCCTGTTCATCATCGTCGTCTACCGCCTGGTCGGCTTCGCCGCGACCATCGCGCTCGCGTCGTACGCCCTGCTCGCCTACGCGATGCTCGTCGGGCTCGGGTCGACGCTGACGCTGCCGGGACTCGCCGGCTTCGTGCTCGCGATCGGCATGGCGATCGACGCCAACGTGCTCGTCTTCGAGAGAGCCAGGGAGGAGTACGTCGCGTACCCCTCCGCCGGCCTTCGGCGAGCGCTCGCGGTCGGCTTCAACAAGGCGTGGAGCGCGATCATCGACTCCAACGTCACCACCCTGCTGGCCGCCGGCCTGCTGTTCTTCCTCGGCTCCGGCCCGATCAAGGGCTTCGGCGTGACGCTGACCATCGGTGTCGTCGCGTCGATGATCTCGGCGCTGATCGTCGCCCGCGTGCTGTGCGACCTCGCCGTCGCCAACCGACCGGTGTCCCGCCACCCGGCGGTCAGCGGCCTCGGCAACGTCGGCCGGGTCCGGACCTGGCTGGACCGCAAAAACCCCGACATCATGAAGCGCCGCAAGACCTGGGTCGGCGTCTCGGCCGCGGCCCTCGTGCTCGCCATCGCCGGCATCGCGACGCAGGGTCTCCAGCTCGGCGTCGAGTTCACCGGCGGACGCCAGCTCGACTACTCGGTCAGCAAGGACATCTCGGTCGACCAGGCCCGCGAGGCCGTGACCGCCGCCGGCTTCTCCGAGGCCGTGGTGCAGACCGCCGACACCGGCTTCACCGTCCGCACGGGCAACATCTCCAACGACGAGGAGCAGGCCATCGAGGCCGAGCTCGCCAAGGTCGGCGGCGCGGTCGACAAGATCGACGACCAGACGATCGGGTCCTCGCTGGGCCGGGAGCTGCGCAACAACGCGCTCATCGCCTTCGGCGTCGCGTTCCTCGCCCAGCTGCTCTACCTCGCGATCCGGTTCAAGTGGACCTTCGGCGTCGCCGCGGTGCTCGCGATGGCCCACGACGTGATCCTCGTGGTCGGCCTCTTCGCGTGGCTGCAGAAGCCCATCGACGGCATCTTCCTCGCCGCCGCGATGACGATCGTCGGTCTGTCGGTCAACGACACGGTCGTCGTCTTCGACCGCATCCGTGAGCGGTGGTGGGGATCGAAGCCGGAGGAGAACTTCACCGACGTCGCCAACAAGGCGTGCGTGGAGACCGTGCCCCGCACGGTCAACACCGGCCTCGGCGCGATGTTCATCCTCGCCGCGCTCGCCGTCCTCGGCGGCGACTCGCTGCAGGACTTCGCGATCGCGCTGCTCGTCGGCCTGATCGTCGGCACCTACTCCTCGGTCTTCCTCGCCACGCCGCTGCTGACGTACTTCCAGGAGAAGGCCCCGATGAGCCGGGTGAAGAAGGAGAAGGTCGCCCGCGCGCCGGAGGACTCGGGCGCGGTCGTCTGA
- a CDS encoding M14 family zinc carboxypeptidase, with protein MSTRRSTSRSTRLAAVTALVAAGLTAGAGVAVGSTAGAAPDDGRREVARTSSDDTTQVVMVRAPEVADRNEVIGLGLDVTEHADQRGIEVVLHDAQDAQALRDAGFTWKVTVPDLEALTEANRRKDRAYAASTTRSALPSGRTSYRTYDDYLRDMGRLARLYPTLTKPLTLENRTVLGEPIRGLEISVDARDVRDGKPVFLLMGAHHAREWPSAEHTMEFAYDLLQSYYSGDRAERQRAREVLTTSRVIVVPVVNVDGFQISRSAAPLGDFSTFDYEMKRKNCSISAATPAEYLGGTCADNPAGRLRGTDLNRNYPGFWGGGGASPTWSSDTYRGDAPGSEPESDAVRKLISQRAVTVMISNHTYANLVLRPPAIAATGKAPDEPQLKALGDAMAAQNAYTSQASYQLYDTSGSTEDWSYWITGGYGYTIEIGDEGFHPAYEEAVVGEYLGEAPAESAGLGGNREAYWLAAEAAADDAQHARIRGTAPAGRTITVSRRTVSPTSPVIQADGTVGDPILYEDTLVNTYATDRGGRFTLDVNPSTRPLVAGRYGRYPEAPPQAAVTLTNPEGIPAVGSSESTTFEVSGLPEADNGFLDVSVGWPSDDAEAYDWDFTLLGPDGAPVGSGATLANPETIRVPDPAPGTYTLVADNFAGGDAAHDWSGTVTFESPDPPIDTGVKEAWLVSCTNNRGKVFGTREVIVDRGQVVGVGDLCRRASYKR; from the coding sequence ATGTCGACACGCAGGAGCACGTCCAGATCGACCCGGCTGGCCGCCGTCACGGCGCTGGTGGCCGCCGGTCTCACCGCCGGCGCGGGGGTGGCGGTGGGCAGCACCGCCGGCGCCGCGCCGGACGACGGCAGGCGCGAGGTCGCGCGCACGTCGTCCGACGACACCACGCAGGTGGTGATGGTGAGGGCGCCCGAGGTCGCCGACCGCAACGAGGTCATCGGCCTCGGCCTCGACGTCACCGAGCACGCCGACCAGCGCGGCATCGAGGTGGTGCTGCACGACGCGCAGGACGCGCAGGCCCTGCGCGACGCCGGCTTCACCTGGAAGGTGACCGTCCCCGACCTCGAGGCGCTCACCGAGGCCAACCGTCGCAAGGACCGCGCGTACGCCGCCAGCACCACGCGCTCGGCGCTGCCCAGCGGCCGGACGTCCTACCGCACCTACGACGACTACCTGCGCGACATGGGCCGCCTCGCGCGGCTCTACCCGACGCTCACCAAGCCGCTCACGCTCGAGAACCGGACGGTCCTCGGCGAGCCGATCCGCGGCCTCGAGATCAGCGTCGACGCCCGCGACGTGCGCGACGGCAAGCCCGTGTTCCTGCTGATGGGCGCCCACCACGCCCGCGAGTGGCCGAGCGCCGAGCACACCATGGAGTTCGCCTACGACCTGCTGCAGTCCTACTACTCCGGCGACCGCGCCGAGCGGCAGCGGGCCCGCGAGGTGCTGACGACCTCGCGGGTGATCGTGGTCCCGGTGGTCAACGTCGACGGCTTCCAGATCTCGCGCAGCGCCGCGCCGCTCGGCGACTTCAGCACCTTCGACTACGAGATGAAGCGCAAGAACTGCTCGATCTCGGCCGCCACCCCCGCGGAGTACCTCGGCGGGACGTGCGCCGACAACCCAGCCGGCCGGCTGCGCGGCACCGACCTCAACCGCAACTACCCCGGCTTCTGGGGCGGCGGCGGCGCGAGCCCGACCTGGTCGAGCGACACCTACCGCGGCGACGCCCCCGGCAGCGAGCCGGAGTCGGACGCCGTGCGCAAGCTGATCTCCCAGCGCGCGGTGACGGTGATGATCTCCAACCACACCTACGCCAACCTGGTGCTCCGGCCGCCGGCCATCGCGGCCACCGGCAAGGCGCCGGACGAGCCGCAGCTCAAGGCGCTCGGCGACGCGATGGCGGCGCAGAACGCGTACACCAGCCAGGCGTCCTACCAGCTCTACGACACCTCGGGCTCGACCGAGGACTGGAGCTACTGGATCACCGGCGGCTACGGCTACACGATCGAGATCGGTGACGAGGGCTTCCACCCGGCCTACGAGGAGGCCGTGGTCGGGGAGTACCTCGGCGAGGCGCCGGCCGAGAGCGCCGGCCTCGGCGGCAACCGCGAGGCGTACTGGCTGGCCGCGGAGGCCGCGGCCGACGACGCCCAGCACGCGCGGATCCGCGGCACCGCGCCGGCCGGGCGCACGATCACCGTCTCGCGGCGCACCGTCTCGCCGACGTCACCGGTGATCCAGGCCGACGGCACCGTGGGCGACCCGATCCTCTACGAGGACACCCTGGTCAACACCTACGCCACCGACCGCGGCGGGCGCTTCACCCTCGACGTCAACCCGTCGACGCGGCCGCTGGTCGCCGGCCGGTACGGCCGCTACCCCGAGGCGCCGCCGCAGGCCGCCGTCACGCTCACCAACCCCGAGGGCATCCCCGCCGTCGGGTCGAGCGAGTCGACGACCTTCGAGGTGTCCGGCCTCCCCGAGGCCGACAACGGGTTCCTCGACGTGTCGGTCGGCTGGCCGTCGGACGACGCGGAGGCCTACGACTGGGACTTCACCCTGCTCGGGCCCGACGGTGCCCCCGTCGGCTCCGGCGCGACCCTGGCCAACCCGGAGACGATCCGGGTGCCCGACCCCGCGCCCGGGACGTACACCCTCGTCGCCGACAACTTCGCCGGCGGCGACGCGGCCCACGACTGGTCCGGCACGGTGACCTTCGAGAGCCCCGACCCGCCGATCGACACCGGCGTGAAGGAGGCGTGGCTGGTCTCGTGCACCAACAACCGCGGCAAGGTGTTCGGCACCCGCGAGGTCATCGTCGACCGCGGCCAGGTCGTCGGCGTCGGTGACCTCTGCCGGCGGGCGAGCTACAAGCGCTGA
- the hflX gene encoding GTPase HflX, producing the protein MTNAPDFNLRDALDATRGWDDDSIELDDDLLEEDGDDVGSGYAEETDYDEADPEELTLGAQELAERHALRRVASLRTELEDITEVEYRQLRLEKVVLVGVWTDGSVTDAENSMAELAALAETAGSEVLEAVFQRRQKPDPATYIGRGKVEAIREIVRATGADTVICDGELAPSQLRNLEDRIKVKVVDRTALILDIFAQHAKSKEGQAQVELAQLQYMKQRLRGWGGNLSRQAGGRAAGGDGIGGRGPGETKIETDRRRINTKIAKLRRELKDMRGTREVKRQSRRRNHIPSVAIAGYTNAGKSSLLNRLTDAGVLVEDALFATLDPTTRRTTTADGRVYTMSDTVGFVRHLPHGLVEAFRSTLEEVADSDLLLHVVDGAHPDPEGQIAAVREVLAEIGADKVPEIIVVNKADAADPLVIGRLRAREPHSVVVSAKTGEGIEEALRTIESELPRPQVEFDVLLPYERGDLVNRIHQEAEIGSMEHTGDGTLVVGRANADLAGELAAYAR; encoded by the coding sequence ATGACGAACGCACCTGACTTCAACCTCCGCGACGCCCTGGACGCCACCCGGGGCTGGGACGACGACTCGATCGAGCTCGACGACGACCTCCTCGAGGAGGACGGCGACGACGTCGGGTCCGGCTACGCCGAGGAGACCGACTACGACGAGGCCGACCCCGAGGAGCTCACGCTCGGCGCGCAGGAGCTCGCCGAGCGCCACGCCCTGCGCCGCGTGGCGAGCCTGCGCACCGAGCTCGAGGACATCACCGAGGTCGAGTACCGCCAGCTGCGCCTCGAGAAGGTCGTGCTGGTCGGCGTGTGGACCGACGGGTCCGTCACCGACGCCGAGAACTCGATGGCCGAGCTGGCCGCGCTCGCCGAGACCGCCGGCTCGGAGGTCCTCGAGGCGGTCTTCCAGCGCCGCCAGAAGCCCGACCCGGCGACCTACATCGGCCGCGGCAAGGTCGAGGCGATCCGCGAGATCGTCCGGGCCACCGGCGCCGACACGGTCATCTGCGACGGCGAGCTCGCGCCCAGCCAGCTGCGCAACCTCGAGGACAGGATCAAGGTCAAGGTCGTCGACCGGACCGCGCTGATCCTCGACATCTTCGCCCAGCACGCGAAGTCCAAGGAGGGCCAGGCGCAGGTCGAGCTGGCCCAGCTGCAGTACATGAAGCAGCGGCTGCGCGGCTGGGGCGGCAACCTGTCGCGCCAGGCCGGTGGTCGCGCCGCCGGCGGTGACGGCATCGGTGGCCGTGGTCCCGGTGAGACCAAGATCGAGACCGACCGGCGCCGGATCAACACCAAGATCGCCAAGCTGCGCCGCGAGCTCAAGGACATGCGCGGCACCCGCGAGGTCAAGCGCCAGTCGCGGCGCCGCAACCACATCCCCAGCGTCGCGATCGCGGGCTACACCAACGCCGGGAAGTCGTCGCTGCTCAACCGGCTCACCGACGCCGGGGTGCTGGTCGAGGACGCGCTGTTCGCGACGCTCGACCCCACCACGCGGCGTACGACCACCGCCGACGGCCGCGTCTACACGATGTCCGACACGGTCGGCTTCGTGCGCCACCTGCCGCACGGTCTGGTCGAGGCGTTCCGCTCGACGCTGGAGGAGGTCGCCGACTCCGACCTGCTGCTCCACGTCGTCGACGGCGCGCACCCCGACCCGGAGGGCCAGATCGCGGCCGTCCGCGAGGTGCTGGCCGAGATCGGCGCCGACAAGGTGCCCGAGATCATCGTGGTCAACAAGGCCGACGCCGCCGACCCGCTGGTGATCGGCCGGCTCAGGGCCCGCGAGCCGCACAGCGTCGTGGTCAGCGCGAAGACCGGCGAGGGCATCGAGGAGGCGCTGCGGACCATCGAGTCCGAGCTGCCGCGCCCGCAGGTCGAGTTCGACGTGCTGCTGCCCTACGAGCGCGGCGACCTGGTCAACCGGATCCACCAGGAGGCCGAGATCGGCTCGATGGAGCACACCGGCGACGGCACGCTCGTCGTCGGCCGCGCCAACGCGGACCTGGCCGGCGAGCTGGCGGCTTACGCCCGCTGA
- a CDS encoding NYN domain-containing protein yields MTNAVAAVSRPDQGPDADGSLPDGDLATLVRRWMAAGTRVQERVRRESALRIAPTPDESVEAVVEPAEPAEPVEPVEVAAEPAGPTVGATQGDEPGGDPEGDSGGGCAAPVQPVAATHPRLPQRPTGDEAEQPRRVAVLIDARRVSADVAAGLLGRLAERGSVNVCRAYADWSRAELGDWAGRMRREGLHSFHHFTDDDDQALVAMAIDAVDIARDASVDEVVLAGDLTSALPLVHRLHAAGVRVVVVGAGHTPHDVRAACDEFIDHASVDGTVVAPVGRHRA; encoded by the coding sequence ATGACCAACGCGGTGGCCGCGGTGTCGCGTCCGGATCAGGGACCGGACGCGGACGGGTCGCTCCCCGACGGCGACCTGGCGACGCTGGTGCGTCGCTGGATGGCTGCCGGCACGCGCGTCCAGGAGCGCGTGCGTCGTGAGAGCGCCCTGCGGATCGCCCCCACGCCCGACGAGTCGGTCGAGGCGGTGGTCGAGCCGGCCGAGCCCGCCGAGCCCGTCGAGCCCGTCGAGGTGGCCGCGGAGCCGGCAGGGCCGACGGTCGGGGCGACCCAGGGGGACGAGCCGGGTGGGGACCCGGAGGGGGACTCGGGTGGGGGGTGCGCCGCCCCGGTCCAGCCGGTGGCGGCGACCCACCCGCGCCTGCCGCAGCGCCCGACCGGTGACGAGGCCGAGCAGCCTCGCCGGGTCGCGGTGCTGATCGACGCGCGGCGGGTCTCCGCGGACGTCGCGGCCGGCCTCCTCGGCCGGCTGGCCGAGCGCGGCTCGGTCAACGTGTGCCGCGCGTACGCCGACTGGAGTCGCGCCGAGCTCGGCGACTGGGCCGGGCGGATGCGGCGCGAGGGCCTGCACTCCTTCCACCACTTCACCGACGACGACGACCAGGCCCTGGTCGCGATGGCGATCGACGCCGTCGACATCGCCCGCGACGCCTCGGTCGACGAGGTCGTCCTCGCCGGCGACCTCACCTCGGCGTTGCCGCTGGTGCACCGCCTGCACGCGGCCGGGGTGCGGGTCGTGGTGGTCGGCGCCGGCCACACGCCCCACGACGTACGGGCGGCGTGCGACGAGTTCATCGACCACGCGAGCGTGGACGGGACGGTCGTCGCGCCCGTGGGCCGCCACCGCGCCTGA
- a CDS encoding SDR family oxidoreductase, whose amino-acid sequence MDITGSTAIVTGGASGIGAAVARALSARGATVVVADLNAEKGEALAAEIGGVFASVDVTRTEQVAAAVEAAAEIAPLRACVNSAGIGWAQRTIGRDGLLEQAHDLDAFRKVVEINLIGTFDMTRQAATVMSRNEPDADGQRGAIVNLASVAAFDGQIGQASYSASKGGVVGMTLPVARDLSAAGIRLNTVAPGLIDTPIYDAFPNPDEFKANLGQNVLFPKRLGHAEELASMVVECLTNSYMNGETIRVDGGIRMPPK is encoded by the coding sequence ATGGACATCACCGGATCCACCGCCATCGTCACCGGCGGCGCGAGCGGCATCGGCGCCGCCGTCGCCCGAGCCCTCTCCGCGCGCGGCGCGACCGTCGTCGTCGCCGACCTGAACGCCGAGAAGGGCGAGGCGCTCGCCGCCGAGATCGGCGGCGTCTTCGCGTCGGTCGACGTCACGCGGACCGAGCAGGTCGCCGCAGCCGTCGAGGCGGCCGCCGAGATCGCGCCGCTGCGCGCGTGCGTCAACTCCGCCGGCATCGGCTGGGCGCAGCGCACCATCGGACGCGACGGCCTCCTCGAGCAGGCCCACGACCTCGACGCCTTCCGCAAGGTCGTCGAGATCAACCTGATCGGCACCTTCGACATGACCCGCCAGGCCGCCACGGTGATGAGCCGCAACGAGCCCGACGCCGACGGCCAGCGCGGCGCGATCGTCAACCTCGCCTCGGTCGCCGCGTTCGACGGCCAGATCGGCCAGGCGTCCTACTCCGCGTCGAAGGGCGGCGTCGTCGGCATGACCCTGCCGGTCGCGCGCGACCTGTCGGCCGCCGGCATCCGGCTCAACACGGTGGCCCCCGGCCTCATCGACACCCCGATCTACGACGCGTTCCCGAACCCCGACGAGTTCAAGGCCAACCTCGGCCAGAACGTGCTCTTCCCCAAGCGCCTCGGCCACGCCGAGGAGCTGGCGAGCATGGTCGTGGAGTGCCTGACCAACTCCTACATGAACGGCGAGACCATCCGCGTCGACGGCGGCATCCGGATGCCCCCCAAGTGA
- the dapF gene encoding diaminopimelate epimerase: MSYPFLKGHGTENDFVVLPDPDESVHGDLDPERVRALCDRRAGIGADGVLRAVRRDDGWFMDYRNSDGSISEMCGNGIRVFARYLHEHQGEDFPMRIQTRDGVKVLTRDGDGPGLTADMGRPVVHGATQVSVGHLTWAARHVSMGNPHAVAFVDDLADAGTLLDAPGHDPAVYPHGVNVEFVVRRGDHHVAMRVHERGAGETRSCGTGACAVAVATALADDAPRGTAYRVDVPGGTLRIVWTEDDRVLMTGPAELVAEGTTDL; the protein is encoded by the coding sequence GTGAGCTACCCCTTCCTCAAGGGCCACGGCACCGAGAACGACTTCGTGGTCCTGCCCGACCCCGACGAGTCGGTGCACGGCGACCTGGACCCCGAGCGGGTCCGGGCGCTGTGCGACCGTCGCGCCGGCATCGGCGCCGACGGCGTGCTCCGCGCGGTCCGGCGCGACGACGGCTGGTTCATGGACTACCGCAACTCCGACGGCTCGATCAGCGAGATGTGCGGCAACGGCATCCGCGTGTTCGCGCGCTACCTCCACGAGCACCAGGGCGAGGACTTCCCGATGCGGATCCAGACCCGCGACGGCGTGAAGGTGCTGACCCGCGACGGCGACGGCCCCGGGCTGACCGCCGACATGGGACGCCCGGTCGTGCACGGCGCCACCCAGGTCTCCGTCGGCCACCTGACCTGGGCGGCCCGGCACGTCTCGATGGGCAACCCGCACGCGGTCGCCTTCGTCGACGACCTCGCCGACGCCGGGACGCTGCTCGACGCACCGGGCCACGACCCGGCCGTCTACCCCCACGGGGTCAACGTCGAGTTCGTGGTCCGCCGCGGCGACCACCACGTCGCGATGCGGGTCCACGAGCGCGGCGCGGGCGAGACCCGGTCCTGCGGCACCGGCGCCTGCGCGGTGGCCGTCGCGACGGCGCTGGCCGACGACGCCCCGCGCGGGACGGCGTACCGCGTCGACGTCCCCGGCGGCACCCTGCGGATCGTCTGGACCGAGGACGACCGGGTGCTGATGACCGGCCCCGCCGAGCTGGTCGCCGAGGGCACCACCGACCTCTGA